A window of Ruminiclostridium herbifermentans genomic DNA:
CCTCCCCACATTGTAGCAATATCAAGATACAAGCCAAATTTTGTATCTCCGCCTCCACGGAAAATTCCAACTATAAGAGTTGTATTTAATGCTTGAGCAACAACAAAATATGACATTACAAACATCATTACTGAAAGATAGCCTTGAGTAAGGTCACTTAGGTTGAGAGAAGACATTAATAAGGGCCTTACAATCAGAATTACTAATGCACCTAACATACCAGCTGCTATGCTAAGCTTAATAAAGCGTTTGGAATAAACCATTGCAGCTTCCATATTGTTTTCACCAATAGTTTTACCAATAGTTATAGCTGTAGCATTAGCAATACCAAAAGCAATAACGGTTGCCAATTGCCTTGTAATCTGAGCAACTGAGTTGGCAGAAACCACAGAGCTTCCTAAATGCCCTATGACAACTGCATTCATTGCTACTCCAGTACCCCACATAAGCTCGTTAATTGTAACTGGAATAGAATACTGAAGAAAGTCTTTAAATAGAATTTTATCTCGTACAAATAAGTTTTTAAATTTGAATTGTATAACCTTATTGAATTTTTTCGCATATATGAAAACACAAATAAGTTCAGCTGCTCTAGCTGCAATAGTAGCAATTGCTGCTCCTACTATACCAAGCTTTGGGAATCCAAATGCACCTAAAATAAACATTGACGCTAATGTTACATTTACAATAAGTGAAATGAGGTATACAACAGTTGAAACCACAACTCGCTCAACACTTCTCATTACATTTAAATAAATCATTGTAATAGACATAAAAATATAGGAAAATGCAATAATTCGCAAATACTTAACACCTTCTGCAATAACAGGGGCTTCATTGGTGAATATACGCATGATTTGTGCTGGAAACAGCAATACAGCAACCGTGAATAAAATAGCAATAATAAGTGAGAATCTCATACATATTCCCATGATCTTTTCAATTGTTGCTTTATCGCCTTTTCCCCAGTATTGAGCAGTTAAAACGGCAGCACCAGAGGTTAAGCCAAAGAAAATTAGTATCATTATAAACTGAACCTGGCCGGCAAGAGACGCAGCAGAAAGGACTGTTTCGCTTACACTTCCCAGCATAAGCACATCTATAGAGTTTATTCCAACCGAAATTAAATTCTGTAATGCCATTGGCATTATTAGTGAAAAAGCCATTTTGTAAAAGGATTTATTGTCTAAAATCTTGTTTTCCATTATAATATCCATGCCTGTACTTAACTTATGGCATGGAATTAGCACCACCTTTAAGAATATTTTAAGTTAAAAGCTTTCCCATAAAAATATATCTGAGAGAGAAAGAACCAGTGGTTATTACCTAAATTAATTGAATGAAATTAGTGATTGCTGTAAAATACTATTTTCATTATTTCATAAATATTGAAATTGTATTTATTCAGCAAGCTTTTGATTCAACTAATATAAATTTTCAATTAATAGGGTCTCTCACAGCTGCAATTTAAATTGCGAAGGCAGAACAACTAAATATTATACTATAATGTAAAACAATATAGTACATCTATAAGTATCTGCCTTTTTTATGGCGTTAATATTATACTATATGTATAACAGCAACCTAGTATATCATAACATAATATGTTAATATAAGTACAGAAAATAATAAAGAATGTCAAATAAAATCGAATTTAAAACTAATATGTTGGCATTTAAGCGTTTATTGAAATGCTTATTTTTAAGTGTTTCTTTTTAAGAATTTCTTTTGAGGTGTTCGTTAATTCTATATATTGGCTTGAAAATTGCTGAGCAAGTTTAAGTTTATTGTATGGAACATTACAACAGCCGATATTTTAATATAAGGTTTACGCATAAGTATAATTGATAGTTTGGCGGAAATAAAATAGGGAGATTAAGCTATGTCACCAATGACTAAAACAGGTCTATATATACATGTACCTTTTTGCAGTTCTAAATGTAACTATTGTGATTTTAATTCATATGCAGGAAGAATCGATGAAGCAGAGAGTTATT
This region includes:
- a CDS encoding MATE family efflux transporter, yielding MENKILDNKSFYKMAFSLIMPMALQNLISVGINSIDVLMLGSVSETVLSAASLAGQVQFIMILIFFGLTSGAAVLTAQYWGKGDKATIEKIMGICMRFSLIIAILFTVAVLLFPAQIMRIFTNEAPVIAEGVKYLRIIAFSYIFMSITMIYLNVMRSVERVVVSTVVYLISLIVNVTLASMFILGAFGFPKLGIVGAAIATIAARAAELICVFIYAKKFNKVIQFKFKNLFVRDKILFKDFLQYSIPVTINELMWGTGVAMNAVVIGHLGSSVVSANSVAQITRQLATVIAFGIANATAITIGKTIGENNMEAAMVYSKRFIKLSIAAGMLGALVILIVRPLLMSSLNLSDLTQGYLSVMMFVMSYFVVAQALNTTLIVGIFRGGGDTKFGLYLDIATMWGGSILVGALAAFIFHWSVPVVYMILMSDEIIKIPLSIWRFKSKKWLNNVTRDIV